One stretch of Cedecea neteri DNA includes these proteins:
- the pgaD gene encoding poly-beta-1,6-N-acetyl-D-glucosamine biosynthesis protein PgaD, protein MQTNTLILTEDRLGPRLFDGLLTAIAWAGFLFFVWKNLLLQLMLLPGQRGEIFAQSLNSVLLYLLIAAINGWLLILWYQYSLRRYSDRYHDEHSPLQLSELARSFNLSTQLVSEMSQYNQLTVYHDQIGQIIHLKRSEETAERT, encoded by the coding sequence ATGCAGACCAACACGCTGATATTGACCGAAGACCGACTGGGGCCGCGCCTGTTCGACGGCCTGTTAACCGCGATTGCCTGGGCCGGCTTTCTGTTCTTTGTGTGGAAAAATCTGCTGCTTCAGCTGATGCTGCTGCCCGGCCAGCGCGGGGAAATATTCGCGCAGTCGCTCAATTCCGTGCTGCTGTATTTGCTGATTGCCGCAATAAACGGCTGGCTGCTGATCCTCTGGTATCAGTACAGCCTGCGCCGGTACAGCGACCGATACCACGACGAGCATAGCCCGCTTCAGCTTAGCGAGCTGGCCCGCAGTTTTAACCTGTCGACGCAGCTCGTTTCGGAGATGAGCCAGTACAACCAGCTCACGGTTTATCACGACCAGATTGGGCAGATAATTCATTTAAAAAGAAGTGAGGAAACTGCAGAACGGACGTAA
- a CDS encoding peptidase domain-containing ABC transporter codes for MNKKKANNEHKKTMSVKKLVTGLLNDKKSIWLYVFLAGSTINLIAIGTALYSMQVYDRVLPRQGTDTLIVLTIGVLLAYCFQYTLQKLRSRIVEHIVSYLDKTISVYIYDSLMKVRLDVIPVNSGTFSSQLQGYEAIRGFFVTLFSFGIVDAPYAILFLFALFLLSGPLVASIPAVIFLMMVLYGVLQHYRIRTYSRKKFTTQNRKQGLLLETIQGLETIKANNIFTALSSRWNKMSVEALENDMGIRHISESTAYTAQFFQQVGYALVVAAGAALAATTTNITSGAILASSIIAGRILAPVASIPMLLVQAAQAKVAENALNQFLKMETENQLESNTLSPDILNGEWWIDSMTYEFPGRHHPLQVPRLKIEKGERVGIIGSVGAGKSTLLKLLIGLYPQTSGQIHLDGLDIRHISRESLSNSIAYLPQSPTLFAGTLRSNFQVICPEATEQEIINISKTTGLIDLIANNPKGLDLPIGEKGDGLSAGQQQLISLSMVLLRNKNIWLFDEPTSSLDPETERRAITAINNVLTENSVMIMVTHKFSTLELVNRLIIITADGRFIDGQKNDVLEYLKSNNK; via the coding sequence ATGAATAAAAAAAAAGCAAATAATGAACACAAAAAAACAATGTCAGTTAAAAAACTCGTTACCGGGCTATTAAATGATAAGAAATCCATATGGCTTTATGTTTTCCTTGCTGGCTCCACTATCAATTTAATTGCCATTGGTACTGCGTTGTATAGCATGCAGGTATATGACAGAGTTTTACCAAGACAAGGTACTGACACATTAATTGTTTTGACCATTGGCGTTTTACTGGCCTACTGCTTCCAGTATACATTACAAAAATTACGCAGCAGAATTGTTGAGCATATCGTGTCCTATTTGGACAAAACGATTTCAGTTTATATTTATGATTCATTGATGAAAGTCCGCCTTGACGTCATTCCAGTCAATTCTGGGACCTTCTCTTCACAACTACAAGGTTATGAAGCAATAAGAGGTTTTTTTGTCACTCTATTTTCATTTGGCATTGTTGATGCCCCCTACGCCATTCTATTTTTATTTGCCCTCTTCCTTCTTTCCGGCCCTCTGGTAGCGTCTATACCAGCAGTGATCTTCCTTATGATGGTTTTGTATGGTGTATTACAGCATTACAGAATAAGAACTTATTCAAGAAAGAAATTTACCACTCAGAACCGTAAACAAGGATTGCTTCTGGAAACCATTCAAGGGTTGGAAACCATTAAAGCAAATAACATATTTACGGCATTATCTTCTCGCTGGAATAAGATGTCAGTTGAAGCGTTGGAAAACGATATGGGTATCAGACATATTTCCGAATCAACCGCCTATACTGCACAATTCTTCCAACAAGTAGGCTATGCGCTTGTCGTAGCCGCAGGTGCAGCATTGGCTGCCACGACAACCAATATCACTAGCGGAGCCATTCTTGCCAGCTCAATTATTGCCGGACGAATATTGGCTCCCGTTGCAAGCATTCCTATGCTGTTAGTTCAGGCCGCTCAGGCAAAAGTTGCTGAGAATGCATTAAACCAGTTTCTGAAAATGGAAACAGAAAACCAACTAGAAAGTAACACCCTTTCTCCCGATATTTTAAATGGCGAGTGGTGGATTGATAGTATGACTTATGAGTTTCCAGGTCGCCATCACCCCTTACAGGTTCCGCGTCTGAAAATTGAAAAAGGTGAAAGAGTAGGGATCATCGGTTCGGTCGGTGCAGGAAAATCAACCCTACTGAAACTGCTGATCGGCCTTTACCCTCAAACTTCAGGTCAGATACATCTTGATGGCCTTGATATCAGGCACATATCGCGTGAGTCACTAAGCAACTCCATCGCTTATCTTCCGCAGTCTCCGACCCTTTTTGCCGGTACCTTGCGCTCTAATTTCCAGGTAATCTGCCCTGAGGCAACTGAGCAAGAGATTATAAATATTAGTAAAACAACCGGGCTTATAGATCTTATCGCCAATAATCCAAAAGGCCTTGACCTGCCTATTGGAGAAAAAGGAGATGGTTTATCGGCGGGACAGCAGCAGCTAATATCTTTGTCTATGGTATTGCTAAGAAACAAAAATATATGGCTTTTCGATGAACCAACCTCTTCTCTTGACCCGGAAACAGAAAGGCGAGCAATCACAGCAATTAATAATGTTCTAACTGAGAATAGCGTAATGATCATGGTGACACATAAATTTAGCACTCTCGAACTGGTAAATCGACTCATTATCATTACGGCTGACGGTCGATTTATTGATGGCCAAAAAAATGATGTCCTCGAATATCTTAAGAGCAATAATAAATAG
- a CDS encoding TolC family protein: protein MFSKPRVNFLRKYLTIVLLSASGSTLSIASPNTESLHVSETKNISVEDMIAIAFQYNPNVTSSQFNVDAAQSEVSAARNQFLPTPSISYGNANKGRDNFSASLTQPLWTGGKLTSGLEYAQARVRSAEDGVYEVKYKLALSIIDLWRTYQSKVAEEKVTLQTLTRYQRYQNIIENRIAGGRSSEADLTFIRSRVMQAESDLATINADKITALNNLSRVVGIGLDSKYLAFSFPLNDKSYPLEKYLERSVEHSPTLKRLHSDILVASRQADVKRANLFPNINLVASREQYKNNNSGTLTDNKIMVNIQYTPGAGFTSYYDYSNSTQRVDALKYNLESEKIYLQNDIYSTVVSLNSALSRINLIKNQTTENNKVLESYTRQFEFGQKTWIDLLNAARELSASEISYAQLQSSIAAYEWKLKIYTGEYKKEGFSTHE, encoded by the coding sequence ATGTTCAGCAAGCCAAGGGTTAATTTCTTGAGAAAGTATCTGACAATAGTATTATTAAGCGCTTCAGGCTCTACCTTATCGATAGCATCACCAAACACCGAAAGCCTTCACGTTTCGGAAACAAAAAATATTTCTGTAGAAGACATGATTGCTATTGCTTTTCAATACAATCCCAACGTTACATCCAGTCAATTCAACGTCGATGCAGCGCAGTCAGAAGTCAGCGCTGCAAGAAATCAGTTTCTTCCTACCCCCAGTATATCGTACGGTAATGCGAATAAAGGACGTGATAATTTTAGTGCTAGTTTAACCCAGCCGTTATGGACAGGTGGCAAACTTACATCGGGTCTTGAATATGCACAAGCCAGAGTCCGATCGGCCGAGGATGGCGTTTACGAAGTCAAATATAAATTAGCATTGAGTATCATCGATCTCTGGCGAACCTATCAAAGTAAAGTAGCAGAGGAAAAAGTCACATTACAAACTCTCACACGCTATCAGCGCTATCAAAATATCATCGAAAATCGCATAGCAGGCGGTCGGTCAAGTGAAGCAGATCTGACCTTTATCCGATCCCGAGTAATGCAAGCGGAGAGCGATCTTGCCACTATTAACGCAGATAAGATAACTGCGTTAAACAATCTTTCACGTGTTGTTGGTATTGGTCTTGATTCCAAATACCTTGCATTCTCCTTCCCATTGAATGATAAAAGTTATCCGCTGGAGAAATACCTGGAACGCTCTGTTGAACACTCACCTACTCTCAAAAGGCTTCATAGTGATATTCTGGTAGCCAGTCGTCAAGCAGATGTCAAAAGGGCTAATTTATTCCCCAACATTAACCTTGTGGCCTCACGGGAGCAGTATAAAAATAATAATAGCGGCACACTCACTGACAATAAAATCATGGTCAATATCCAGTATACTCCAGGGGCTGGATTTACCAGTTATTATGATTATAGTAATTCAACACAGCGTGTCGACGCCCTGAAATATAACCTTGAGAGTGAAAAAATTTATCTTCAAAATGATATTTACAGTACAGTCGTTAGCCTTAACTCTGCATTATCGAGAATCAACCTCATCAAAAACCAAACTACTGAAAATAATAAAGTACTTGAATCCTATACGCGACAGTTTGAGTTTGGACAAAAAACATGGATTGACCTGTTGAACGCAGCCCGAGAGCTTAGCGCCTCTGAAATATCCTATGCCCAGCTACAATCTTCTATTGCCGCTTATGAGTGGAAGTTAAAAATATATACTGGGGAATATAAAAAGGAAGGTTTTTCCACCCATGAATAA
- the pgaB gene encoding poly-beta-1,6-N-acetyl-D-glucosamine N-deacetylase PgaB produces MLTNSFRLGLIVFGWLLTFSGLHAQEIHFLPPKERPELEANKPWPKNHFLVLAYHDVEDSDPDQRYLAVRTSALNEQISWLLQNGYRPVSVQAILDAHRGGTPLPPKAFLLTFDDGYSSFYTRVWPLLKAYNVPALWAPVGSWVDTPPGKNVDFGGLMTARDKFATWDMVRELSQSPLVEIGSHTWASHYGIPANPQGSREPAVANRAWNKLTGQYESDEQFTRRIDDDVRQISRKIEQVSGKAPRTWVWPYGAANGTSLGVIKKQGYQMAFTLNDGLADVRDLDNIPRVLIAGNPTLKAFANIVSRVREPDPVRVMHVDLDYVYDPNPTQQTKNIDALVQRVYDMKISHVFLQAFSDPLGDGNIRSLYFPNRWLPMRADLFNFVAWQLRTRGDAKVFAWLPVLSFDLNAALPRVQSWDAASGKTHRATSPYLRLSPWNRQVRHQIVDIYEDLARHAVFDGILFHDDALLTDFEDAGPDAMTAYRQAGFQGNIGDIHQNPAELQRWTRFKSQTLIEFTRTLTAAVRNIRGPQIKTARNIFALPILEPESEAWFAQNIDDFLAAYDWTVPMAMPLMESVLLEESNSWLERLIKAVAVKPSGMNKTIFELQARDWNHKAQKGIADKQLVEWMQLLQLNGVKHYGYYPDDFINNQPDISHIRPEISSYWYPNND; encoded by the coding sequence ATGCTGACCAACAGTTTTCGTCTCGGCCTGATCGTTTTTGGCTGGTTATTGACCTTTTCTGGCCTGCACGCGCAGGAGATTCATTTTCTGCCGCCAAAAGAGCGGCCAGAGCTTGAAGCCAATAAACCCTGGCCGAAGAACCATTTTCTGGTGCTGGCTTACCATGACGTCGAAGACAGCGACCCCGATCAGCGCTATCTGGCGGTGCGCACCAGCGCCCTTAACGAGCAAATCAGCTGGCTGTTGCAGAACGGCTACCGGCCGGTAAGCGTGCAGGCGATTCTGGATGCCCATCGGGGGGGAACCCCGCTGCCGCCAAAGGCGTTTTTGCTCACCTTCGATGACGGGTACAGCAGTTTTTACACCCGCGTCTGGCCGCTGCTCAAGGCTTATAATGTGCCCGCGCTCTGGGCACCTGTCGGCAGCTGGGTGGACACTCCGCCTGGGAAGAACGTGGATTTCGGCGGGCTGATGACCGCCCGCGATAAGTTTGCCACCTGGGATATGGTGCGCGAGCTAAGCCAGTCCCCGCTGGTTGAGATCGGTTCGCACACCTGGGCTTCACATTACGGTATTCCGGCGAATCCCCAGGGCAGCCGTGAGCCAGCTGTAGCCAACCGGGCGTGGAATAAACTCACCGGCCAGTATGAAAGCGACGAGCAATTTACCCGGCGTATTGACGACGACGTGCGCCAAATCAGTCGAAAAATAGAGCAGGTCAGCGGCAAGGCTCCACGCACCTGGGTCTGGCCCTATGGCGCGGCCAACGGCACCTCGCTGGGCGTCATCAAAAAGCAAGGCTACCAGATGGCGTTCACGCTCAACGATGGCCTGGCCGACGTGCGCGACCTGGATAATATTCCACGCGTTCTGATAGCCGGTAACCCAACGCTCAAGGCGTTTGCCAATATCGTGAGCCGCGTCCGGGAGCCGGATCCGGTGCGCGTTATGCATGTGGATCTTGATTACGTCTATGACCCAAACCCGACGCAGCAGACCAAGAACATCGATGCTCTGGTGCAGCGGGTGTATGACATGAAAATCAGCCATGTCTTTTTGCAGGCGTTCTCTGACCCGCTCGGCGACGGCAATATCAGGTCGCTCTATTTCCCTAACCGCTGGCTGCCGATGCGCGCCGATCTGTTTAACTTCGTCGCCTGGCAGCTTCGCACGCGGGGGGATGCCAAAGTGTTCGCCTGGCTGCCGGTGCTCTCTTTTGACCTGAACGCCGCGCTGCCCAGGGTGCAAAGCTGGGACGCCGCCAGCGGGAAAACGCATCGGGCCACCAGCCCTTATTTGCGGCTTTCTCCGTGGAACCGGCAGGTTCGGCATCAGATTGTCGACATCTATGAAGATCTCGCCCGGCATGCGGTGTTTGACGGCATTCTTTTCCACGACGATGCGCTGCTCACGGACTTTGAAGATGCCGGGCCGGACGCTATGACCGCTTACCGGCAGGCGGGGTTTCAGGGAAACATCGGCGACATTCATCAAAACCCGGCTGAACTTCAGCGCTGGACGCGCTTTAAAAGCCAGACGCTGATTGAGTTCACCCGCACGCTGACCGCCGCGGTGCGGAATATTCGTGGCCCGCAGATAAAAACTGCCCGAAATATCTTTGCGCTGCCGATTCTGGAGCCAGAGAGCGAGGCGTGGTTCGCCCAGAACATTGACGATTTTCTGGCTGCCTACGACTGGACGGTGCCGATGGCGATGCCGCTGATGGAGTCGGTGCTGCTGGAAGAGAGCAATAGCTGGCTGGAACGACTGATCAAGGCCGTGGCGGTGAAGCCTTCGGGAATGAATAAAACCATTTTTGAACTTCAGGCCCGCGACTGGAACCACAAAGCGCAGAAAGGCATAGCCGATAAACAGCTGGTGGAGTGGATGCAGCTGCTGCAGCTGAACGGCGTGAAGCATTATGGCTACTACCCGGATGACTTCATCAATAACCAGCCCGATATCTCGCACATCAGGCCTGAAATTTCCTCTTACTGGTACCCAAACAATGACTGA
- the pgaC gene encoding poly-beta-1,6-N-acetyl-D-glucosamine synthase codes for MTDRLLSLLILGLVFGLPLGMAAVFTGKILLDFVFFWPLFMSVLWMTGGLYFWFRLERHWPWGKDVPPPQLEGNPLISILIPCFNEGKNARETIEAALAQRYSNIEVIAINDGSRDNTAEILNQLAQEYPKLRVIHLAANQGKAVALKAGAAAARGDLLVCIDGDALLERDTAAYLVMPLIRHPNVGAVTGNPRIRTRSNLIGRIQVGEFSSIIGLIKRTQRIYGRVFTVSGVIAAFRRQALADVGYWSPDMITEDIDISWKLQLHHWTLYFEPRALCWILMPETLKGLWKQRLRWAQGGAEVFLVNLRRLFRWQHRRMWPLFMEYVLSTVWAFAYAITILLFIASHLATLPANLVVETLFPPEFTGLLLGVMCLMQFLVSLFIERRYEKRIAGSLFWIVWFPLMYWMIGLLTTLVSFPKVMLKRRRARARWVSPDRGKGRI; via the coding sequence ATGACTGATCGTCTTCTCTCCTTGCTGATTCTGGGCCTGGTCTTTGGGCTGCCGCTCGGCATGGCGGCGGTGTTTACCGGAAAAATCTTGCTCGACTTCGTGTTCTTCTGGCCGCTGTTCATGTCGGTGCTGTGGATGACCGGTGGGCTCTATTTCTGGTTCCGGCTGGAGCGCCACTGGCCGTGGGGCAAAGACGTGCCGCCGCCGCAGCTGGAAGGCAATCCGCTGATCTCTATCCTTATCCCTTGTTTTAACGAAGGCAAAAATGCCCGCGAAACGATAGAGGCCGCGCTGGCCCAGCGCTATAGCAATATCGAGGTTATCGCCATCAACGATGGATCGCGGGATAACACCGCTGAGATCCTGAACCAGCTTGCGCAGGAATACCCGAAGCTGCGGGTGATTCATCTGGCCGCAAATCAGGGCAAAGCTGTGGCGCTTAAAGCCGGTGCCGCCGCCGCGCGCGGGGATCTGCTGGTGTGTATTGACGGCGATGCGTTATTGGAGCGGGACACTGCGGCTTACCTTGTGATGCCGCTGATTCGGCACCCAAACGTGGGCGCCGTTACCGGAAATCCTCGAATCCGCACCCGCTCGAATCTGATTGGCCGTATCCAGGTCGGTGAATTCTCTTCGATTATCGGGCTGATTAAACGCACTCAGCGCATTTATGGCCGCGTGTTTACCGTTTCCGGCGTGATTGCCGCCTTTCGCCGCCAGGCGCTGGCGGATGTGGGCTACTGGAGCCCGGATATGATCACCGAAGACATTGATATTAGCTGGAAGCTACAGCTGCATCACTGGACGCTCTATTTTGAGCCGCGCGCGCTTTGCTGGATCCTGATGCCCGAAACGCTCAAAGGGCTGTGGAAGCAGCGGTTGCGCTGGGCGCAGGGCGGGGCGGAAGTGTTCCTGGTCAACCTGCGTCGGTTGTTTCGCTGGCAGCATCGCCGGATGTGGCCGCTGTTTATGGAGTACGTGCTTTCGACGGTGTGGGCCTTCGCCTACGCGATAACCATCCTGCTGTTTATTGCCAGCCACCTGGCTACGCTGCCCGCCAATCTGGTGGTTGAAACGCTCTTTCCGCCGGAGTTTACCGGGCTGCTGCTGGGGGTGATGTGCCTGATGCAGTTCCTGGTCAGCCTGTTCATCGAGCGGCGTTATGAAAAGCGGATAGCCGGATCGCTGTTCTGGATCGTCTGGTTCCCGCTGATGTACTGGATGATAGGCCTGTTAACCACCCTGGTGTCATTCCCGAAAGTAATGCTTAAACGCCGCCGCGCCCGCGCGCGCTGGGTAAGTCCTGACCGTGGAAAAGGAAGAATATGA
- a CDS encoding HlyD family efflux transporter periplasmic adaptor subunit, producing MRTKFDYIRVSLLILIIVTLLACLIVWASVSKIESVARARGNVIAAQRTQVIQASTDGVISQINISEGQHVKKGQVLVNMEQEQAQAALQDLEGKVAALRTSLSRLQAEVYGRPLQFPESTQKYDVFISNQTELYNRRKEALSAEINALTKSKNLVSRERELASRLLKTGDIGQADVLRLERQQVDLEGQITAKQNKFFQDAQAELTKVDEELSTQEQVLADREINFSRTRIISPVDGIVSKIEINTAGARVRPGDIIMNILPTSSKLIIEVKMPPADIGNIRVNLPASVKLDAYDYTIYGTLPGTVSYISPDALVDKTAKGDEFYYRVHIVIDYAFLLEHNREKPSQKIDLQPGMTSTVEVFTGERTILEYMAKPLIKTFSESLGEK from the coding sequence ATGAGAACAAAATTTGATTATATTCGCGTAAGTCTATTAATACTGATAATTGTTACTCTACTTGCCTGCTTAATTGTATGGGCATCAGTTAGCAAGATTGAATCGGTTGCACGAGCTCGAGGCAATGTTATAGCAGCCCAGCGTACCCAAGTAATACAGGCATCTACAGATGGTGTTATATCACAAATAAACATCAGCGAAGGTCAGCACGTAAAAAAAGGGCAAGTGCTTGTTAATATGGAACAAGAACAAGCTCAGGCTGCATTACAAGATCTTGAAGGAAAAGTTGCTGCACTACGCACTTCACTTTCCCGTTTACAAGCAGAGGTTTATGGCAGGCCTTTGCAGTTTCCAGAGTCTACCCAAAAATATGATGTTTTTATCTCGAACCAGACCGAACTTTATAACCGTAGGAAAGAAGCACTGTCTGCCGAAATTAATGCGTTAACAAAAAGCAAAAATTTGGTTTCACGTGAAAGAGAGTTAGCAAGCCGGTTGCTTAAAACCGGTGATATTGGTCAGGCTGATGTACTGCGATTGGAGCGACAGCAGGTTGATCTAGAGGGACAAATAACGGCTAAGCAAAATAAATTCTTCCAGGATGCGCAAGCTGAACTAACAAAAGTTGATGAAGAACTATCCACTCAGGAACAGGTCCTGGCAGATCGCGAAATTAACTTCTCACGCACTCGTATCATCTCACCTGTGGACGGCATAGTTTCAAAAATAGAAATTAATACTGCAGGTGCCAGAGTGCGTCCTGGAGATATTATAATGAACATACTACCTACCTCTTCAAAGTTAATTATTGAGGTTAAAATGCCACCTGCTGACATTGGGAATATTCGAGTTAACCTTCCAGCATCAGTTAAACTAGATGCTTATGATTACACTATATATGGCACACTCCCCGGCACGGTATCTTATATAAGCCCAGATGCCCTGGTGGACAAGACAGCTAAAGGTGACGAATTTTACTATCGCGTACACATCGTGATTGATTATGCATTCCTTCTCGAACACAACAGAGAAAAACCATCTCAAAAAATTGATTTACAACCCGGAATGACCAGTACAGTAGAGGTTTTTACTGGAGAACGAACTATTTTAGAGTATATGGCAAAACCGCTTATAAAAACCTTTTCCGAGTCTTTAGGCGAAAAATAA
- the pgaA gene encoding poly-beta-1,6 N-acetyl-D-glucosamine export porin PgaA yields MGQRRSINKLFFYRGVKLSLFLVIPGFFSVQGMGATSSYDRQVLQARGGDYRPLLDALKHEEQVRMLNPEQVADWLQVASWAGLDDEVVSVWQRYQRRMSIPARGLAATAQSLRNLKRWTESLSLWEEALRLSPGNDDYRMGQIKTLADGQQRWQAREEALRLVEEKPDLAHLQTLSYVYLRQGMTWDLLLSDTRALALAPGDKTALQNLIASLTVNRVNTAALALANEAELPASDRRNLEVNAAAEMVRIAEIPPGEEKARFTVAQRALDRYHALLTKWRSDPQAQQDISRARIDRLGALYAHNYYPKVIQEYEALASENVRVPPWALRWLIASYLAEKQVESAQALTPQLFSGAANENEQAMFYALLDSGQYDAAGRYLQNLTQVTPYRRYVSGFPAPQPNDRWLEAQTLAVQYLLATDALPEAQALSQRLARTAPGNQGLSIDYARVLQARGLPLAAERELKKAEVLEPSNLELERQQAYVAQDLHEWRQMDLLTDDVMLRDPLEIGSQRLNRSRDVHRMSELRINGQQGIHSDTPVSGAHDFNWDMAVYGPPVADSWRLFGGHRFNSGRFEEGKGSSRSVFGGIEWRPRNSWVELELANNNFNGGNKPGGRVSAWHSFSDGWRVGGEVERLARATPLRALRNGVSANQANLWLRWHQSERREYQLATATSWFSDHNHRQEYTLQGKERLWQTARIALDLQPGVAYSTNSQTDTVYYSPKWDLSAAPTLVANHVMYQRYDTVWSQQISAGAGIYRQKNYGAGAMTSLGYGQRIQWNNVLDTGAMLNWEKRPWDGKRETHLAVAFDANLRF; encoded by the coding sequence ATGGGACAACGGCGGAGTATCAATAAGTTATTCTTTTATCGTGGCGTGAAGCTATCGCTATTTTTAGTCATACCAGGTTTTTTTTCGGTGCAAGGAATGGGGGCAACATCGTCATATGACAGGCAGGTATTACAGGCTCGCGGCGGAGATTATCGCCCTCTGCTGGACGCGCTTAAGCATGAGGAGCAGGTCAGGATGCTTAACCCGGAGCAGGTGGCAGACTGGCTTCAGGTCGCCTCCTGGGCAGGACTTGATGATGAGGTCGTCAGCGTCTGGCAGCGTTATCAGCGGCGAATGTCCATCCCGGCTCGCGGCCTGGCCGCTACCGCGCAATCTCTGCGTAATTTAAAGCGCTGGACGGAGTCACTTTCTCTCTGGGAAGAAGCGCTCAGGCTTTCACCCGGCAATGATGATTACCGCATGGGGCAAATTAAAACGCTGGCCGACGGCCAACAGCGCTGGCAGGCGAGGGAAGAGGCGCTGCGTCTGGTCGAGGAAAAGCCCGACCTCGCACATTTACAGACGCTCTCTTATGTCTATCTGCGGCAAGGGATGACCTGGGACCTGTTGCTAAGCGACACGCGAGCCCTGGCACTTGCGCCAGGGGATAAAACCGCGCTGCAAAACCTGATAGCCAGCCTGACCGTGAACAGGGTGAATACTGCGGCGCTGGCGTTAGCCAACGAAGCGGAACTTCCGGCATCCGACCGCAGAAATCTGGAGGTGAATGCGGCGGCCGAAATGGTGCGTATCGCTGAAATTCCTCCGGGGGAGGAAAAAGCGCGCTTTACCGTCGCGCAGCGGGCGTTGGATCGCTACCACGCCTTACTCACCAAATGGCGCAGCGATCCGCAGGCTCAGCAGGACATCTCGCGGGCGCGAATAGACAGGCTTGGCGCGCTCTACGCCCACAATTATTACCCAAAGGTCATTCAGGAATATGAAGCCCTGGCCTCAGAAAACGTGCGGGTTCCGCCCTGGGCTTTACGCTGGTTGATTGCTTCTTACCTGGCAGAAAAACAGGTAGAAAGCGCGCAGGCGCTAACGCCGCAGCTGTTCAGCGGCGCGGCGAATGAGAACGAGCAGGCGATGTTTTATGCCTTGCTGGACAGCGGCCAGTACGACGCCGCCGGTCGATATTTGCAAAACCTGACTCAGGTAACGCCCTATCGTCGCTATGTGTCGGGCTTCCCGGCACCCCAGCCGAATGACCGCTGGTTGGAGGCGCAAACGCTCGCTGTTCAATATCTTTTAGCCACTGACGCGCTGCCAGAAGCACAGGCGCTGTCTCAACGTCTGGCCAGAACCGCGCCGGGGAATCAGGGATTAAGTATCGATTATGCCAGGGTTTTGCAGGCGCGTGGGTTGCCGCTGGCCGCCGAGCGAGAGCTAAAAAAAGCGGAAGTGCTCGAGCCGTCCAACCTTGAGCTTGAGCGGCAGCAGGCTTATGTCGCGCAGGATCTTCACGAGTGGCGGCAAATGGATTTGTTGACCGACGATGTGATGCTGCGCGACCCGCTGGAGATCGGTTCTCAGCGGCTGAACCGCTCGCGGGATGTTCACCGGATGTCCGAACTGCGCATTAACGGCCAGCAGGGGATCCACTCTGATACGCCCGTCAGCGGGGCGCACGATTTTAACTGGGATATGGCCGTCTATGGCCCACCCGTGGCCGACAGCTGGCGGCTGTTTGGTGGCCACCGTTTTAACAGCGGGCGCTTTGAAGAAGGCAAGGGATCCAGCCGCAGCGTGTTTGGGGGAATCGAGTGGCGGCCGCGCAATAGCTGGGTCGAGCTTGAACTGGCGAACAACAACTTCAACGGCGGCAATAAGCCGGGCGGCCGCGTCTCGGCCTGGCACAGCTTCAGCGACGGCTGGCGCGTGGGGGGCGAGGTTGAACGTCTTGCACGGGCAACTCCGCTGCGGGCTTTGCGCAACGGGGTAAGCGCCAATCAGGCCAACCTGTGGCTGCGCTGGCATCAAAGCGAACGGCGTGAATATCAGCTGGCGACCGCGACCAGCTGGTTCTCAGACCATAACCACCGCCAGGAATACACCTTGCAGGGCAAAGAGCGGCTGTGGCAGACGGCGCGGATCGCGCTCGACCTGCAGCCCGGCGTGGCTTACAGCACCAACAGCCAGACCGACACGGTGTATTACAGCCCGAAATGGGACTTATCTGCCGCGCCCACGCTCGTCGCTAACCACGTGATGTATCAGCGCTATGACACCGTCTGGAGCCAGCAGATTAGCGCCGGGGCGGGTATTTACCGGCAAAAAAACTATGGAGCAGGGGCGATGACGTCGCTGGGATATGGCCAGCGTATCCAGTGGAACAACGTCCTCGACACCGGGGCCATGCTGAACTGGGAAAAGCGGCCCTGGGACGGCAAGCGGGAAACTCATCTCGCCGTCGCTTTTGATGCGAATTTACGATTTTAA